The following coding sequences lie in one Myxococcaceae bacterium JPH2 genomic window:
- a CDS encoding acyl carrier protein codes for MNPEQILSSLTRYVAHEILEDSAEDLTPSTPLLELGILNSLETARMMGFVEKQFGITVPADAMKVENLQTLSAIADMVWACARARTP; via the coding sequence ATGAATCCAGAGCAAATCCTCTCCAGCCTGACCCGGTATGTCGCGCATGAGATTCTCGAAGACTCCGCCGAGGATCTCACGCCCTCCACCCCGCTGCTCGAGTTGGGAATCCTCAACTCATTGGAGACCGCGCGGATGATGGGTTTCGTCGAGAAGCAATTCGGTATCACCGTGCCCGCGGATGCGATGAAGGTCGAGAACCTCCAGACCCTCTCCGCAATCGCAGACATGGTGTGGGCGTGCGCACGGGCGCGCACGCCGTAA
- a CDS encoding type I polyketide synthase, whose protein sequence is MTTDSSPRISELPPLKLALAARKLQPKLALALSEPIAIIGMGLRFPGGADTPESFWELLDQGRDAISTIPASRWDVDAYYDPTPGTPGKMYTRHGSFIQGVEDFDPQFFGISPREAARMDPHQRLLLEVSWEALERAGLSATDLKGSSTGVFVGMMNEDFSHLMKDATQIDLHTASGSGLSVAAGRLAYILGLQGPTLAVDAACSSSLVSVHLACQSLRTRECDLALAGGISLVLSPLTSVVNCAMRMLSVKGRCSTFDAGADGFVRGEGCGMLVLKRLSDALADGDPILALVRGSATNHSGQSSGLTVPNGTALAKVMRAALQSGGVEPAQVSYLEAHGTGTAIGDPIEMEALGRVFGPGRTRDNPVLVGSVKTNIGHTEGASGVAGIIKVVLALQHERLPAHLNLETPNPNIRWSELPVSVTREATPWARGSQRRIAGVTAFGFNGANAHVLIEEAPVLEGEPAADLPSTQLLTLSARTAPALRELAQRYVTQLSSDDVSPAAFANVCFTANTGRVAFSHRLALVASNASEARRSLAAFLEGAETGTARWAGTGRQRPRPAFLFGGANGEGLEWGRALLESEPAFRETVQRCESALGRPLIDALLAARGQESAALPPRLALPGLFALQAGLVRLWKDWGITPACVAGFGTGEFAAACAAGAMSWEEGMRHVAALADRLERSAPGAALMLEAFESHEATLALHPDVTWLSVSADGRGHFSGERAQVEALAADLRQRGASLALRETPHAWSPEVWGAAREALLAAARPSRDAQPRAPWCSFLVGPSSGARAGALSRLTPVVEALRRQELSGGVELGPGTGWVPFAERLRWVSDPSKVFPMRGDQDGRAALMACLGGLVALGAEVSWKDLYRDQRRDKVVLPTSCFQRSRYWFEQPAPPPAPRVADTLVGALAEDADALAGQLEMLEQLSDEQVQALLGLQKDSP, encoded by the coding sequence ATGACGACGGATTCCTCGCCTCGCATCTCCGAGTTGCCGCCGCTCAAGCTGGCGCTGGCGGCGCGCAAGCTCCAACCCAAGCTGGCCCTCGCGCTGAGCGAGCCCATCGCCATCATCGGCATGGGCCTGCGCTTCCCCGGTGGGGCGGACACGCCCGAGTCCTTCTGGGAGCTGCTCGACCAGGGGCGTGACGCCATCTCGACCATCCCCGCGTCGCGCTGGGACGTGGACGCGTACTACGACCCCACGCCGGGCACGCCCGGGAAGATGTACACGCGCCACGGCTCGTTCATCCAAGGCGTGGAGGACTTCGATCCACAGTTCTTCGGTATCTCGCCTCGCGAGGCCGCGCGGATGGATCCCCATCAGCGCCTGCTCCTGGAGGTCTCGTGGGAGGCGCTGGAGCGCGCGGGCCTGTCCGCGACGGACCTGAAGGGCAGCTCCACCGGCGTCTTCGTGGGGATGATGAACGAGGACTTCTCGCACCTGATGAAGGACGCGACGCAGATTGACCTGCACACCGCCTCGGGCTCGGGGCTGAGCGTCGCGGCGGGGCGGCTCGCGTACATCCTCGGGCTCCAAGGCCCGACGCTGGCGGTGGACGCGGCCTGCTCGTCCTCGCTGGTGAGCGTGCACCTCGCCTGTCAGAGCCTGCGCACGCGCGAGTGCGACCTCGCGCTGGCGGGCGGCATCAGCCTGGTCCTCTCGCCGCTCACCTCCGTGGTGAACTGCGCGATGCGGATGCTCTCCGTGAAGGGGCGGTGCAGCACGTTCGACGCGGGCGCGGATGGCTTCGTCCGAGGCGAAGGCTGCGGCATGCTCGTCCTCAAGCGACTCTCGGATGCGCTGGCGGATGGTGACCCCATCCTCGCGCTCGTCCGAGGCTCCGCGACGAATCACAGCGGCCAGTCCAGCGGCCTCACGGTCCCCAATGGAACCGCGCTGGCCAAGGTGATGCGGGCCGCGCTCCAGTCCGGAGGCGTCGAGCCCGCCCAGGTCAGCTACCTGGAGGCGCACGGAACAGGGACGGCCATTGGCGACCCCATCGAGATGGAGGCGCTCGGCCGTGTCTTCGGTCCTGGGCGCACGCGCGACAACCCCGTGCTCGTCGGCTCGGTGAAGACAAACATCGGCCACACGGAGGGCGCTTCGGGCGTCGCGGGCATCATCAAGGTCGTGCTCGCGCTCCAGCACGAGCGACTCCCCGCGCACCTCAACCTGGAGACGCCGAATCCCAACATCCGCTGGAGCGAGCTGCCCGTGAGCGTCACCCGCGAAGCCACGCCCTGGGCGCGAGGCTCGCAGCGGCGCATCGCGGGAGTGACCGCCTTCGGCTTCAACGGCGCCAACGCGCACGTGCTCATCGAAGAGGCCCCCGTCCTCGAAGGTGAGCCCGCGGCGGACCTTCCCTCGACGCAGCTCCTCACGCTGTCCGCGAGGACGGCCCCCGCGCTGCGAGAGCTGGCGCAGCGGTACGTGACGCAGCTCTCCTCGGACGACGTGTCGCCGGCCGCGTTCGCGAACGTCTGCTTCACCGCGAACACCGGCCGTGTCGCCTTCAGTCATCGGCTCGCGCTCGTGGCCTCGAACGCCTCCGAGGCGCGGCGAAGCCTCGCCGCCTTCCTGGAGGGCGCGGAGACTGGAACCGCGAGGTGGGCGGGCACCGGGAGGCAGCGTCCCCGACCCGCGTTCCTCTTCGGTGGCGCGAACGGGGAAGGACTGGAGTGGGGCAGGGCCCTGCTGGAATCGGAGCCGGCGTTCCGAGAGACCGTGCAGCGCTGCGAGAGTGCGTTGGGGCGGCCCCTCATCGACGCGCTGCTCGCCGCGCGAGGCCAGGAGTCCGCCGCGCTGCCACCGCGCCTCGCCTTGCCGGGCCTCTTCGCGTTGCAGGCCGGCCTCGTGCGCCTCTGGAAGGACTGGGGCATCACGCCCGCATGCGTCGCGGGCTTCGGCACGGGCGAGTTCGCGGCGGCCTGCGCGGCGGGTGCGATGTCGTGGGAGGAGGGGATGCGCCACGTCGCGGCCCTGGCCGACCGTCTGGAGCGCTCCGCACCCGGAGCCGCCCTGATGCTCGAAGCCTTCGAGTCGCATGAAGCCACGCTGGCCCTGCATCCCGACGTCACCTGGCTGAGCGTGTCCGCGGACGGTCGCGGCCACTTCTCGGGCGAACGGGCGCAGGTCGAAGCCCTTGCGGCCGACCTGCGTCAGCGAGGCGCGTCGCTCGCGCTGCGCGAGACACCGCACGCGTGGAGCCCGGAGGTCTGGGGCGCGGCGCGTGAGGCGCTCCTCGCTGCCGCGAGACCGAGCCGTGACGCTCAACCCCGCGCGCCCTGGTGTTCCTTCCTCGTGGGGCCGTCGTCGGGCGCGCGCGCCGGAGCCTTGTCGCGACTCACCCCCGTCGTGGAGGCGCTGCGCCGGCAGGAGCTGAGCGGTGGCGTGGAGCTGGGGCCAGGCACGGGCTGGGTGCCCTTCGCCGAGCGACTCCGCTGGGTTTCAGACCCGTCCAAGGTCTTCCCCATGCGTGGGGACCAGGACGGCCGAGCGGCGCTCATGGCCTGCCTGGGAGGGCTCGTGGCGCTCGGCGCGGAGGTCTCCTGGAAGGACCTCTATCGAGACCAGCGCCGCGACAAGGTCGTGCTCCCCACGAGCTGCTTCCAGCGCAGCCGCTACTGGTTCGAGCAACCCGCGCCCCCTCCCGCGCCCCGCGTGGCGGACACGCTCGTCGGCGCGCTGGCGGAGGACGCGGATGCCCTGGCGGGGCAGCTCGAGATGCTGGAGCAGCTCTCGGACGAGCAGGTCCAGGCGCTGCTGGGACTCCAGAAGGACTCCCCCTGA
- a CDS encoding 2OG-Fe(II) oxygenase, with amino-acid sequence MSEPWNRVVYEVDGTNLGTAPLRGLVTGDHAVIVLKGLLSKEVMAANKERLLPLRHSAQVTRYVNGSLTLIGLFLVKYLSRLDDYFKDAKAQDDKIAALGIDLAGQARKRIRETFGMRRFEVATEPDGRPYASSNVRICSNDIDTPLHNDNIMRDGKSYPIALANLKHQLSCVVCLQECDEGGELSIYRKPWEPGDEVHKIPGGLGYDLNVVANKAHHRFKPQSGDVYLLNPTYYHAVERVSGSSDRVTLGFFFGFYDDSLTEGVTWV; translated from the coding sequence ATGAGCGAACCATGGAATCGCGTCGTCTATGAAGTGGATGGAACCAACCTGGGGACCGCGCCCCTGCGTGGACTCGTCACCGGCGACCACGCGGTGATCGTCCTCAAGGGGCTGCTGTCCAAAGAGGTGATGGCGGCGAACAAGGAGCGCCTCCTTCCCTTGCGACACAGCGCGCAGGTCACCCGGTACGTGAACGGGTCGCTGACGCTCATCGGGCTGTTCCTGGTGAAGTACCTGTCCCGCCTGGACGACTACTTCAAGGACGCCAAGGCGCAGGACGACAAGATCGCCGCACTGGGCATCGACCTGGCGGGACAGGCCCGCAAGCGCATCCGCGAGACGTTTGGCATGCGCCGCTTCGAGGTGGCGACCGAGCCGGATGGCCGGCCCTACGCCAGCTCCAACGTGCGCATCTGCTCGAACGACATCGACACGCCGCTGCACAACGACAACATCATGCGCGACGGCAAGTCCTACCCCATCGCGCTGGCGAACCTGAAGCACCAGCTGAGCTGCGTGGTGTGCCTCCAGGAGTGCGACGAGGGCGGCGAGCTGAGCATCTATCGCAAGCCGTGGGAGCCGGGCGACGAGGTGCACAAGATTCCGGGCGGCCTGGGCTACGACCTGAACGTCGTGGCGAACAAGGCGCATCACCGATTCAAGCCCCAGTCCGGTGACGTGTACCTGCTCAACCCGACGTACTACCACGCGGTGGAGCGCGTGAGCGGCTCGTCGGACCGCGTGACGCTCGGCTTCTTCTTCGGGTTCTACGATGACTCGCTCACCGAGGGCGTGACCTGGGTGTGA
- a CDS encoding DegT/DnrJ/EryC1/StrS family aminotransferase: MRSRPWPLWPQPAPGVTHALDEVLRSGRWSISGPYRGVETFERRFARAFAHYNGSAHCVPSSSGTASLMMALEACGVGAGDEVITTPLSWVASASTIVGVNAVPVFADIDPHTLCLDPDAVEAAITPATRAIVVVHLYSAVADLERLCALARKHGLHLIEDCAQAHGATYQFRKVGTFGAVGTFSMHHTKVLTSGEGGATLTQDARLARRLEQLRADGRCYLEAPPPVGQMELLETRELMGSNRALSEFQAAVLLTQLNVLDEQNALRLRNAELLDRLLLDLGLQPQRTSPGTTARTYFGYVVSLPEGRLEGVSLADIAQALGRELGFPVRPVYPPLFASKLYNPGSRPRFALGPAHQERINPERFRLPVCERVTRRSVTFHHAALMGDASDMADIAEAFRRVLEHGAELRAVKG, translated from the coding sequence GTGCGCAGTCGTCCGTGGCCGCTCTGGCCGCAGCCCGCTCCCGGCGTCACCCATGCCCTCGATGAGGTGCTTCGCTCCGGGCGTTGGTCCATCAGTGGCCCCTATCGAGGCGTGGAGACCTTCGAGCGGCGCTTCGCGCGCGCGTTCGCCCACTACAACGGCAGCGCGCACTGCGTCCCGTCCTCGAGCGGCACCGCCAGCTTGATGATGGCGCTGGAGGCGTGCGGCGTGGGCGCGGGGGACGAGGTCATCACCACGCCCTTGTCCTGGGTGGCGTCCGCGTCGACCATCGTCGGAGTCAACGCGGTGCCTGTCTTCGCGGACATCGATCCGCACACGCTCTGCCTGGACCCTGACGCCGTGGAGGCCGCCATCACCCCGGCGACGCGGGCCATCGTCGTGGTCCATCTGTACTCGGCGGTGGCGGACCTGGAGCGCCTGTGCGCGCTGGCCCGCAAGCACGGCCTCCACCTCATCGAGGACTGCGCCCAAGCCCACGGCGCCACCTACCAGTTCCGAAAGGTGGGCACCTTCGGCGCGGTGGGGACCTTCAGCATGCACCACACCAAGGTGCTCACCAGCGGCGAGGGCGGGGCCACGCTCACGCAGGACGCACGTCTCGCCCGCCGACTGGAGCAGCTCCGCGCGGATGGCCGCTGCTATCTCGAGGCGCCACCGCCCGTGGGCCAGATGGAGCTGCTGGAGACGCGCGAGCTGATGGGCAGCAACCGCGCCCTCTCCGAGTTTCAGGCCGCGGTGCTCCTCACCCAGCTCAACGTCCTGGACGAGCAGAACGCGCTCCGCCTCCGCAACGCCGAGCTACTGGACCGCCTGCTGCTCGACTTGGGGCTCCAGCCACAGCGCACATCTCCGGGGACCACGGCCCGCACGTACTTCGGCTACGTCGTGAGCCTGCCCGAGGGACGGCTGGAGGGCGTGAGCCTCGCGGACATCGCCCAGGCGCTGGGACGCGAGCTGGGCTTCCCCGTGCGCCCCGTCTATCCGCCGCTCTTCGCGAGCAAGCTCTACAACCCCGGCTCCCGGCCGCGCTTCGCGCTCGGCCCCGCGCACCAGGAGCGCATCAACCCCGAGCGCTTCCGCTTGCCGGTGTGTGAGCGCGTGACGCGCCGCTCGGTGACGTTCCATCACGCGGCGCTCATGGGGGATGCCTCCGACATGGCCGACATCGCGGAGGCCTTCCGCCGGGTGCTCGAGCACGGCGCCGAGCTGCGCGCCGTGAAGGGCTGA
- a CDS encoding RCC1 repeat-containing protein: protein MALGISHSVVVKADGTVWTWGDNTSAQLGDGTTTSRVMPAQVPGLTLVTAVAAGNVHSLARKANGTVWAWGTNNYGQLGDGTITLRVLPIQVPGLTSVATVAAGYWHSLALKSDGTVWAWGDNSLGQLGDGTTTSRRSPVQVTGLSSVVVVAAGYSHSLALKADGTVWAWGTNTDGQVGDGTLTQRLTPRQVPGLTGVSLVTAGYQYSLAVKSDGSAWLWGDNSAGQLGDGTTTDRTTPTRVPGLTNVTGLTAGDDYTLALKSDGTVWGWGANAQGQLGDGTTTQRLTPTQSSGLSSVAVVTAGNFHSLALKTDGTAWAWGRKDSSQFGDGTPSRFLYPTLFALSDVASVALGNQHTLALKTDHTVWATGENRWGQLGEGSTARRLSLTQVTGLTDVQAVVAGDSHSLALKTDGTVWAWGRNDYGQLGDGTTTSRSVAAPVPGLTGVKALVAGTHHTLALKLDGTVWGWGRNDLGQLGDGTGVQHLIPTVLPALAGVASLTSGAHHALALLNDGTVWGWGYNAYGQVGDATTANKLGPTKVTSLPNTTAVTALAAGAEHTLALMASGTVMGWGYNVYGQLGDNTTTRRALPVLVQNLTGVTALSVSALGRHGLAQTSDGTYWGWGYNALGQIGDFGTGYRVLPSQVTYLGGVTSVTAGYQNSVVTISDGRVWFTGNNFYGQLGNGRSGYEMTPVQVW, encoded by the coding sequence GTGGCGCTGGGCATCTCGCACTCCGTGGTGGTGAAGGCGGACGGCACGGTGTGGACCTGGGGCGACAACACGTCCGCGCAACTGGGCGATGGGACGACCACCAGTCGAGTGATGCCCGCGCAGGTTCCGGGACTCACCCTGGTCACCGCGGTGGCGGCGGGCAACGTGCACAGCCTGGCGCGCAAGGCGAACGGGACGGTGTGGGCCTGGGGCACGAACAACTACGGCCAACTGGGCGACGGCACCATCACCCTGCGCGTTCTTCCCATCCAGGTGCCCGGCCTCACCAGCGTGGCGACGGTGGCGGCGGGCTATTGGCACTCGCTGGCGCTGAAGTCGGACGGCACGGTGTGGGCCTGGGGTGACAACTCCCTGGGCCAGTTGGGAGACGGGACGACGACCTCTCGCCGGTCGCCGGTCCAGGTGACGGGATTGAGCAGCGTGGTGGTAGTGGCGGCGGGCTATAGCCACTCACTGGCGCTGAAGGCGGATGGCACCGTGTGGGCGTGGGGCACCAACACCGATGGCCAGGTGGGCGATGGCACCCTCACCCAGCGGCTGACGCCCCGGCAGGTGCCCGGACTCACGGGTGTGTCCCTCGTCACGGCGGGCTACCAGTACTCGTTGGCCGTGAAGTCGGATGGCAGCGCATGGCTGTGGGGCGACAACTCCGCGGGACAGCTGGGCGATGGCACGACGACGGATCGCACCACGCCCACCCGTGTGCCGGGCCTCACCAACGTCACGGGGCTCACGGCGGGCGACGACTACACGCTCGCCCTGAAGTCGGACGGCACGGTCTGGGGTTGGGGCGCCAATGCGCAGGGGCAGTTGGGCGATGGCACGACGACGCAGCGATTGACGCCGACGCAGTCTTCGGGACTCAGCAGCGTCGCGGTCGTGACGGCGGGCAACTTCCACTCGCTGGCGCTGAAGACGGATGGCACCGCCTGGGCGTGGGGCCGCAAGGACTCGAGCCAGTTCGGAGACGGCACGCCGTCCCGCTTCCTCTATCCCACGCTCTTCGCGCTCTCGGACGTCGCGTCCGTCGCGCTGGGCAACCAGCACACCCTCGCGCTGAAGACGGACCACACCGTCTGGGCCACGGGTGAGAACCGCTGGGGACAGCTTGGCGAGGGGAGCACCGCGCGGAGGCTGAGTCTGACGCAAGTCACCGGCCTCACGGACGTGCAGGCCGTGGTGGCGGGAGACAGCCACTCGCTGGCGCTGAAGACAGACGGAACCGTGTGGGCCTGGGGACGCAATGACTATGGACAGCTCGGCGACGGCACCACCACGTCGCGCTCCGTGGCCGCACCCGTTCCGGGTCTCACGGGCGTGAAGGCGCTCGTGGCGGGCACGCACCACACCCTGGCCCTGAAGCTGGATGGCACGGTCTGGGGTTGGGGACGCAATGACCTTGGCCAGTTGGGTGATGGGACGGGCGTGCAACACCTGATTCCCACCGTGCTGCCGGCCCTGGCGGGCGTCGCGTCGCTCACGTCGGGCGCGCACCACGCGCTCGCGCTCCTCAACGACGGCACGGTGTGGGGCTGGGGATACAACGCCTATGGGCAGGTGGGCGACGCGACGACCGCGAACAAGCTCGGGCCGACGAAGGTGACGAGCCTGCCGAACACGACGGCGGTGACGGCCCTGGCTGCGGGCGCCGAGCACACCCTGGCTCTGATGGCGAGCGGCACCGTGATGGGCTGGGGCTACAACGTGTACGGCCAGTTGGGCGACAACACCACGACTCGGCGCGCGCTGCCCGTGCTGGTGCAGAACCTGACCGGCGTGACGGCCTTGTCCGTGAGCGCGCTCGGGCGCCACGGGCTCGCCCAGACGAGCGACGGCACGTACTGGGGCTGGGGCTACAACGCCTTGGGGCAGATTGGTGACTTCGGGACCGGCTATCGCGTGCTGCCCAGCCAGGTCACCTACCTCGGGGGCGTGACGAGCGTGACTGCCGGATATCAGAACTCGGTGGTGACGATCTCGGACGGCAGGGTCTGGTTCACGGGCAACAACTTCTACGGCCAGCTTGGCAACGGCCGATCCGGCTACGAGATGACACCCGTCCAGGTGTGGTGA